The genomic stretch ATGAGGAGCTGTTGCGCGGGACGCTGTCGGAGCTTGCGGAAAGGTTCGATGACGCGGATGTGAAGGGGGAGTTCGTGGTCGTGATCGCGGGGCGGAGCGAGCGGCCGCCGGTGAGCGAGGAGGTGTTGCGGGCGGAAATCGGCAGGTTGCTCGAAGCGGGAGGATCGGCCAATGAAGTCGCGAAGCTCGTGGCCCGGACCTTCTCGCTGGCCAAGCGCGACGTCTACAAGCGGGTGTTGGAGGTCGCCAAGCGGCTCCCTCAGTAGTACTTGGTCTCCAGGTCCACGTCTCCCCAGTTCTCCGCTCCCATCATCATCGCCCAGCGGGCGTAGAATTGACGCAGGCGCTTGCCGCCGCCGAAGGCGCCGGATTTTTCCTCGTGGCCGAGGTGGGCCTGGATGTTCTGGGGGTAGCGGCGGGCGATGACGCCGCGGGCGGTGCCGGTGCACTGTTCCCAGTTGTTCATGTCGTCCTGCTCGAGGTTGCCGCTGGGGCCGAAGGTCTGGGTGAGGTGGCGGCGCATGGCGGTCTTGATCTCGGGGGGCGCGTCTTTGTCGACGACGCAGTAGGACCAGATCTCGGTCTTCCCGGGGCCCCGGGGGTGCCACACGCGGATCATGTGGCGGATGAAGTTGGGGGAGACGTTGGGGAAGACGGTGGTGACGAGGCCGGCCTGCCGGGCGAGGTCGGGGCCGATGCGCTGCACGGCTTCGTCGAAGTGGTCGAGGAGGTAGTCGCGGATGATGCCTCCGGCGACCCGCGTGAAGCCGATGTCGCCGGCATAGGG from Deltaproteobacteria bacterium encodes the following:
- a CDS encoding aromatic ring-hydroxylating dioxygenase subunit alpha; the encoded protein is KLIGVPGMKEIYSNELDMKQWGLVEVAQLDVHKGLIFATFDPKAPPLLDYLGGQEQELGVMFDRRAGGTEIIGGVHKWVMNANWKYAADNFFGDDGHHTVTHVSVREVPVDELSYPRTNEEPRPYAGDIGFTRVAGGIIRDYLLDHFDEAVQRIGPDLARQAGLVTTVFPNVSPNFIRHMIRVWHPRGPGKTEIWSYCVVDKDAPPEIKTAMRRHLTQTFGPSGNLEQDDMNNWEQCTGTARGVIARRYPQNIQAHLGHEEKSGAFGGGKRLRQFYARWAMMMGAENWGDVDLETKYY